From a region of the Solanum stenotomum isolate F172 chromosome 2, ASM1918654v1, whole genome shotgun sequence genome:
- the LOC125857240 gene encoding kirola-like: MGLKGKLIASLEVRGGGHSIFDIYHTNTHHVSNISPSIVNHFEIHEGEIVKIGSIVSWNYNEDGKKKIMKQVIESIDPHEKSIKWKVIEGDMLELYSFFAIVTSCEHEWTTWTFEYEKKTEDTPEPLNFLGLNLDITKHIDDHLLKQ; the protein is encoded by the exons atgggtttGAAAGGCAAGTTGATTGCTTCACTAGAGGTGAGGGGTGGAGGACACTcgatttttgatatttatcacACTAATACTCATCATGTATCCAATATAAGCCCTAGTATTGTCAACCATTTTGAGATTCATGAAGGTGAAATTGTAAAAATTGGTTCAATTGTTAGCTGGAATTATAACGAAG aTGGAAAGAAAAAGATTATGAAGCAAGTAATTGAATCCATCGATCCTCACGAAAAATCAATCAAATGGAAAGTGATTGAAGGCGATATGTTAGAGTTGTACAGTTTCTTTGCTATTGTAACATCTTGTGAACATGAGTGGACTACATGGACTtttgagtatgaaaaaaaaaccGAAGACACCCCAGAGCCCCTCAATTTCTTAGGTCTTAACCTTGACATTACCAAGCATATAGATGATCACCTTCTTAAGCAATAG
- the LOC125857228 gene encoding proline-rich receptor-like protein kinase PERK7, which translates to MSKLPIIFLIFVVYSTQITNGLLNNPRKLDEANIVNKCGSCPCNNPCNTPSPPPPPPPVPSPPPPKKPPSSGYCPPPPLPPSEGGGGGDGGGGGGYSPNPPSNSQYIYMNGPPGNLYPVDQYFNGAKRDFTSGFSLLISGFFLGIIALI; encoded by the coding sequence ATGTCAAAACTCccaattatttttctcatttttgtgGTTTATTCAACACAAATAACCAATGGATTATTGAATAATCCAAGAAAACTTGATGAAGCTAATATTGTGAACAAATGTGGTAGTTGTCCTTGTAACAATCCATGTAATACACcctctccaccaccaccaccaccacccgTTCcgtcaccaccaccaccaaagAAACCACCATCAAGTGGATATtgtcctcctcctcctcttcctccttcCGAGggcggtggtggtggtgatggtggtggtggtggtggttaTAGTCCAAATCCACCAAGTAATTCACAATACATATATATGAATGGTCCACCAGGAAATTTGTACCCCGTTGATCAATATTTTAATGGTGCCAAAAGGGACTTTACTAGTGGATTTTCACTTTTGATCAGTGGATTTTTCTTGGGAATTATTGCTTTGATATGA
- the LOC125857199 gene encoding uncharacterized protein LOC125857199, whose product MKSFFALLISVSFIIASAAKTGHVITFRSPSLYPESFTWDPKSHNFIIGGTRHQKLLSISESGVAETLISDTDLPQNSSFIGLTIDRRNNRLLACIHRIPTATHPSPFNALAAYDLKSRRRIFLTPLLDKNDQNPIATVTEIIHPAAANDVAVDSSGNSYVTNSDGDFIWKVNIDGEGSIFSRSEIFKSHPVDLNVDYHKCGLNGIVFIFDGYLLVVQSNTGKLYKVNVNDGTAKTVNLNKDLTAGDGIAVRSDGVVLVVSQHKLYYIKSENNWDEGVVFDETTLDEEGFATAVVVGNRKRVYVLYGHLMEGIMGNGNREEFSIVEIEENEDKEDNIWLFVLVGFGLTYFLFWRFQMRRLVQNMDKRVA is encoded by the coding sequence ATGAAATCATTTTTCGCCCTTCTAATCTCCGTCAGTTTCATCATCGCCTCCGCCGCTAAAACCGGCCACGTCATCACTTTCCGATCACCGTCTCTTTACCCGGAGTCATTCACTTGGGATCCTAAATCTCACAACTTCATCATCGGCGGTACTCGTCACCAGAAACTCCTCTCAATTTCCGAATCCGGCGTAGCTGAAACCCTAATCTCCGATACTGATTTACCGCAAAATTCCTCATTCATCGGCCTTACTATCGACCGCCGTAACAATCGCCTCCTTGCTTGCATTCACCGTATCCCGACCGCCACTCACCCTTCCCCTTTCAACGCACTCGCCGCCTACGATCTCAAATCCCGCCGCCGCATTTTCCTCACCCCGCTCCTAGACAAAAACGACCAAAACCCGATCGCAACCGTAACAGAGATAATCCACCCCGCTGCCGCCAACGATGTCGCCGTTGATTCCTCCGGCAACTCTTACGTCACGAACTCCGACGGAGACTTCATCTGGAAAGTAAACATCGACGGCGAAGGTTCGATTTTCTCTAGATCGGAGATCTTCAAATCTCATCCCGTGGACCTCAACGTCGACTACCACAAATGCGGATTAAACGGCATCGTTTTCATCTTCGATGGGTACTTACTCGTCGTCCAATCAAATACCGGCAAATTGTATAAAGTCAACGTTAACGACGGTACGGCGAAGACTGTTAATTTAAACAAGGATTTAACGGCGGGTGATGGAATCGCCGTTAGAAGTGACGGCGTCGTTTTAGTAGTGAGTCAGCATAAACTTTATTATATTAAGAGTGAGAATAATTGGGACGAAGGAGTGGTGTTTGACGAAACTACCCTTGATGAGGAAGGGTTTGCTACGGCGGTTGTAGTAGGGAATAGGAAGAGGGTATATGTGTTATATGGGCATTTAATGGAGGGTATAATGGGTAATGGAAATAGAGAAGAATTTAGTATAGTTGAAATAGAGGAAAATGAAGATAAAGAAGATAATATATGGTtatttgttttggttggatttggattaacttattttttgttttggagATTTCAAATGCGTAGACTTGTACAAAATATGGATAAGAGGGTAGCTTag